The DNA segment GGGACTTGGATAATTGCTGTAAAATTATAAATTGTGTTGATGGGAGAATACATTATGTAAAACCTGTTGCACCTTGTATTTGCAATAATATGATTAACTTTGGTGATTCATGTTTTTGCTGTTGCCCTACAAGAAAAGAAATATATAATAAGTTCGGAAAATAGGTGGAATTCTATTAATTTATTGTTAATTCAGCAATAGTGTATTTACGAGACTGGTATTTTACTTTTAGAACATCATAAAAAACAAATCTTATTTTATTCTCAGGACTAAGTTTGTCTAACACATTGTCAGGAAGCATTAATTTTATTGAATGTGATTCTGAGCATTTTAAATGAAAAGGGTATAAGCCAACAGGTGCAGGAATATTGTGTTCAAATGAACCGTTTATTTTTTTTGATGTTTTAATTTTTGGATTTTCAAGGAAAAGGGAAAAATCAGATTTATTAATAATTTTTATCTCAACGTATGAAACATGAAAATTACTGATTAATGAATTTTGCAATACATCAACAGTAGGACAAACTTCAATAAAAATATTATCAGGTAATTTGTTAAAGATATTGAATAAACCCATTATATTATTTATTAGCAGGAATTCATTTCATAAATGCAAATAGATTATCTTAAACCTTATTATTCTATTGATTTACGACTTTACTAACAAAAATATTTCCATCCGATGTAATTACTTTAACAAAGTAAATTCCTTTAGGGTTTGAAGATAAGTCAAACTGTGCATTTCCTGAAAAATTATCTTTTAAATACAATGTGTTTTTTAGAATATCAGAGATTTCAACTGAAAAAATAATATTTTTATCAGAACAATTCACATTAAAAATACCAGAAGTAGGATTTGGAAATACTTTTACCTGATACTTAGCTGAGGAATTTTTCAACTCGTCATTCTGAGAATTGTTATTAAATCTTTTTTCAACATCATTACCCGAACCATCGCAACAAGGTTTGTTAATTGAAAAGACCATTGTGTCAGCAACAGCATCGGTAGAATCGGTTGAGTCCCTTGACATAATTAATTGAATTCTGTAAGTATAACCACAGGGAAAATAAACAGCAGGATTAGCCAGAGTTGAAGTTACAGGAGTTGGTAAAGGATAACCAGTTGAACCAAAATCCCAATGATATTGATAATATCCGGTTGTGTCAAATTCAAAGCCATCAAAATGAACCAGTGAAGTATCACTCGGATTATTTGACATAGAATCGCATGGAATAACAATTACACCGATATCTTCCTCCCACGTTGCTGTGTCAGTTGGCGGAATATAAGTACTGTCTGTTATAAAATTTTCGCCGCAGTTGATATTTTCGATATGAGCGTGAAAACTTGATCCTGCCTGTGCATGAAAGCCGGGCTTTAGTTCAATTTGTTCTCCTGCCTTATAATTTACCCAGCCCGGAGTAGTTGCATCAATATCCTGAACGGATGTAATAGTATTATATGCATATAAATTCTGTGCAGTGTTAATATTCGAGGACAGATACCTGTCGTTATAGTTTTCGTAAGGAATACCGCCATATTTTAATTGGTACATATTATAAAACACCATGTAATCGAGACCATTGAAATTCCCTCCGAAACCATTATTAGACCCTGAACCAAATCCCAACGTAGTACCTTGCTGTTCGGCAATAGTTTTTCTCCACCTATAACTACCACCCCAACCACCATATTGGTCAGTTGGAGGATGAAAACCATATCCATAATTATATGGGCCTTCGCAAGGTGCCGAGTTAATTTGAGTAATTGCCTTATTTTTATTTAAATATTTTATTTTTTTACCATTTAATAATCCGTAAAGCAATAAATAAAAGGTTTCGTTATTGTTATCGGATGTTAAATATTTAATTCTTTTACCTGTTGTTTGAATATATAAAGGAATACGAAAACAAAAAGGACAAATTCCTATTCTTATTTTTACGCCTATATGCCAAGACTTGCCTATGGCCGCAAGTGTTGAATTATTGTCGTTGTTATAATCCTGAGCACCTGTTTGTTTAATGTAGGCAAGCGTTTGCCATATCCGCTCATCTGA comes from the Bacteroidia bacterium genome and includes:
- a CDS encoding T9SS type A sorting domain-containing protein codes for the protein MKKIILISALLISCLNDFAQSDAENMLKYWHYRDRLKYFVIPGTNRGESEMLSERNRMTYTFPYKISNIGQHGVYFGYYLSMLATEYQLLMNNNRTIEAGNTLFELNLALSQFTDYMDRCENYWGQSTVIDGFFVRENMPCTFLDNNDTLLLGYNSSGISHLTLFNKNLDTTNVWDVTTHTFHNLPAGHPGYTDYIDASTCDGQLDKKEFMSKDEVIGVLQGLALVKKFCPPAASRSSEIACDIIKYVRNFNLNNGTAFRWMIYGPDGNTDTTDQDLTGTWGSFAQMGFGGRGDANLHTWGFVEASKFFDSHCMINQYNGMESAYNYLANAAAFLSSQVLAPAGVPSAGFIASDERIWQTLAYIKQTGAQDYNNDNNSTLAAIGKSWHIGVKIRIGICPFCFRIPLYIQTTGKRIKYLTSDNNNETFYLLLYGLLNGKKIKYLNKNKAITQINSAPCEGPYNYGYGFHPPTDQYGGWGGSYRWRKTIAEQQGTTLGFGSGSNNGFGGNFNGLDYMVFYNMYQLKYGGIPYENYNDRYLSSNINTAQNLYAYNTITSVQDIDATTPGWVNYKAGEQIELKPGFHAQAGSSFHAHIENINCGENFITDSTYIPPTDTATWEEDIGVIVIPCDSMSNNPSDTSLVHFDGFEFDTTGYYQYHWDFGSTGYPLPTPVTSTLANPAVYFPCGYTYRIQLIMSRDSTDSTDAVADTMVFSINKPCCDGSGNDVEKRFNNNSQNDELKNSSAKYQVKVFPNPTSGIFNVNCSDKNIIFSVEISDILKNTLYLKDNFSGNAQFDLSSNPKGIYFVKVITSDGNIFVSKVVNQ